The following DNA comes from Gemella massiliensis.
AGTGGAGGAGTAAGAGATGGAATATGATTTAAATGATATTGTTGAGATGAAAAAAAAACATCCATGTGGTACTAATCGTTGGAAGATAACGCGAATGGGGGCGGACATAAAAATTAAATGTC
Coding sequences within:
- a CDS encoding DUF951 domain-containing protein, whose protein sequence is MEYDLNDIVEMKKKHPCGTNRWKITRMGADIKIKCLKCDNNIMMPRREFNKKIKKVVEKYKE